The following proteins are co-located in the Mycolicibacterium goodii genome:
- a CDS encoding MPT63 family protein, which yields MNALKITKLSTAVAAAAVAAAAILGTAPAASGDASAVTTATLGSAAKLNNGDVVQAWTVTGLKPSSDTIPYDVRGTLWEVTATDEAIQGSVTPIISNFNVRAADGQNYRALFQVATPQGVNPSTIAQGEKTSGKIYFDVTGPEPTTVVYNAGGRDLLVWDKPAASAPAPRGTGQSRPAASSASSAAEPATATEAEATPAPAAASTAEEGTAATPAAAGAGSRATDLPAATAAEAEATGTDAATTPAPAEIPAAPAPEGTTPVSHGAPLAEGTLPVEVAPAGASAGNVATAVPPAAPVEAVPAVPAAPADPALVPADPALVPAGVQPTTTVPAPTTAPVSHGPAA from the coding sequence GTGAATGCCTTGAAGATCACGAAACTCAGTACGGCCGTGGCCGCTGCGGCCGTCGCCGCCGCCGCCATCCTCGGCACCGCACCCGCGGCGTCCGGTGACGCCAGCGCCGTCACCACGGCGACGCTCGGCAGCGCGGCAAAGCTGAACAACGGTGACGTCGTCCAGGCCTGGACCGTGACCGGTCTCAAGCCCAGCAGCGACACCATCCCCTACGACGTGCGTGGCACCCTGTGGGAGGTCACCGCGACCGACGAGGCCATTCAGGGCAGCGTGACCCCGATCATCTCCAACTTCAACGTGCGCGCCGCCGACGGCCAGAACTACCGCGCGCTGTTCCAGGTCGCCACCCCGCAGGGCGTCAACCCGTCGACCATCGCCCAGGGCGAGAAGACCAGCGGCAAAATCTACTTCGACGTGACCGGCCCCGAGCCCACCACCGTCGTCTACAACGCAGGCGGCCGTGACCTGCTGGTGTGGGACAAGCCGGCCGCATCGGCCCCGGCCCCGCGCGGCACCGGCCAGAGCCGCCCGGCCGCATCCTCCGCATCTTCCGCGGCCGAGCCCGCGACCGCGACCGAAGCCGAGGCGACCCCGGCCCCGGCTGCGGCGTCGACCGCCGAGGAAGGCACCGCCGCCACACCGGCCGCCGCCGGTGCGGGCAGCCGTGCCACCGACCTGCCCGCGGCCACCGCGGCAGAAGCCGAGGCGACCGGCACCGATGCCGCGACCACCCCGGCCCCCGCGGAAATCCCGGCCGCACCGGCTCCCGAAGGCACCACGCCGGTTTCGCACGGCGCGCCGCTCGCCGAGGGCACCCTGCCCGTCGAGGTGGCTCCCGCCGGTGCCTCCGCGGGCAACGTGGCGACCGCGGTTCCGCCGGCCGCCCCGGTCGAGGCGGTGCCCGCTGTGCCCGCCGCACCCGCGGATCCCGCGCTGGTGCCCGCCGACCCCGCGCTGGTGCCGGCCGGTGTGCAGCCGACCACGACCGTGCCTGCGCCCACCACGGCTCCGGTCAGCCACGGCCCCGCGGCCTGA
- a CDS encoding heavy metal translocating P-type ATPase — protein sequence MTALYPATAPTLDPPARVRPGNWLCAVPSVRWAAAALGLFLSGLGAQLGGAPQFVHWTLYLACYLVGGWEPAWAGVQALRRRNLDVDLLMIVAAIGAAAIGQVFDGALLILIFATSGALEDVATTRTERSVRGLLDLAPEDAALLGGDGAERVVSAADLRPGDVIVVRPGERISADGTVIHGTSEVDQSSITGEPLPAAKAVGDEVFAGTLNGSGALRIEVTREPSQTVVARIVAMVAEASATKATTQLFIEKIEQRYSVIVVAATLALLTVPLLFGADLRSTLLRAMTFMIVASPCAVVLATMPPLLSAIANASRHGVLVKSAVAMERLADTDLVVLDKTGTLTAGEPVVSRVVALADADVLRIAAAAEQFSEHPLGRAIVAAADTPLLEAVDFIALPGRGVRAGVDGRVVEVISPSAYAEADGDVRERCAAIENEGGTAVVVLVDAAPVGIIGLVDRLRSDAPAAVARLAELTTQPPMLLTGDNRRAAERLAGQVGVTDVRAELLPDGKAAAVQELQRDGRRVLVVGDGVNDAPAMAAAHTSIAMGRAGADLTVQTADVVTIRDELAAIPTVVALARRARRVVIANLVIAGTAITGLVAWDLFGHLPLPLGVAGHEGSTILVALNGLRLLSNRAWTRAFPSRADTNLHISGRK from the coding sequence ATGACCGCGCTGTATCCCGCCACCGCACCCACGCTCGACCCACCGGCGCGCGTTCGGCCGGGCAACTGGTTGTGCGCGGTGCCCTCGGTGCGGTGGGCTGCCGCGGCACTCGGACTGTTCCTGTCCGGGTTGGGCGCACAACTCGGCGGCGCACCGCAGTTCGTGCACTGGACGCTCTACCTGGCCTGTTATCTGGTCGGTGGGTGGGAACCCGCCTGGGCCGGCGTGCAGGCTCTGCGGCGTCGCAACCTCGATGTGGACCTGCTGATGATCGTCGCGGCGATCGGCGCGGCCGCCATCGGACAGGTGTTCGACGGTGCGCTGTTGATCCTCATCTTCGCCACGTCGGGCGCGCTGGAGGATGTGGCGACGACGCGCACCGAGCGGTCGGTGCGCGGATTGCTCGACCTCGCACCCGAAGACGCCGCACTCCTCGGCGGTGACGGCGCCGAACGGGTCGTCTCCGCTGCCGACCTGCGGCCCGGCGACGTCATCGTGGTGCGTCCGGGTGAGCGAATCTCCGCTGACGGCACGGTGATTCACGGCACCTCGGAGGTCGATCAGTCCTCGATCACCGGTGAGCCGCTGCCCGCCGCCAAAGCCGTCGGCGATGAGGTGTTCGCAGGCACGCTCAACGGTTCGGGCGCGCTGCGCATCGAGGTGACGCGGGAACCGTCGCAGACCGTGGTGGCGCGCATCGTGGCGATGGTCGCCGAGGCGTCGGCGACCAAGGCCACCACCCAACTGTTCATCGAGAAGATCGAGCAGCGCTACTCGGTGATCGTCGTGGCCGCGACGCTCGCGTTGCTGACCGTGCCGCTGCTGTTCGGTGCCGACCTGCGCTCGACGCTGTTGCGCGCCATGACGTTCATGATCGTCGCATCACCGTGCGCCGTGGTGCTGGCGACCATGCCGCCGCTGCTGTCGGCGATCGCCAACGCCAGCCGCCACGGGGTATTGGTGAAATCCGCGGTCGCGATGGAACGGTTGGCCGATACCGATCTGGTGGTGCTCGACAAGACCGGCACGTTGACCGCGGGGGAGCCCGTGGTATCCCGCGTGGTTGCCCTCGCAGACGCCGACGTGCTCAGGATCGCCGCTGCCGCAGAACAATTCAGTGAGCACCCGTTGGGGCGCGCGATCGTCGCCGCGGCCGATACCCCGCTCCTCGAGGCGGTGGACTTCATCGCGCTACCGGGCCGGGGTGTGCGTGCGGGTGTGGACGGGCGCGTCGTCGAGGTGATCAGTCCCTCGGCGTACGCGGAAGCAGATGGCGACGTGCGTGAGCGCTGCGCCGCGATCGAGAACGAGGGCGGCACCGCCGTCGTCGTGCTCGTCGACGCGGCGCCCGTCGGGATCATCGGACTGGTCGACCGACTCCGGTCCGATGCACCCGCCGCGGTGGCCCGCCTGGCGGAGTTGACGACGCAACCGCCCATGCTGCTGACGGGCGACAACCGGCGCGCGGCCGAACGTCTCGCCGGTCAGGTCGGTGTCACCGATGTGCGTGCCGAACTGCTCCCCGACGGTAAAGCCGCTGCGGTGCAGGAACTTCAGCGCGACGGCAGGCGCGTGCTGGTGGTGGGCGACGGCGTCAACGACGCACCCGCGATGGCCGCCGCGCACACGTCCATCGCGATGGGCCGGGCGGGGGCCGACCTGACGGTTCAGACCGCCGACGTCGTCACCATCCGCGACGAACTCGCCGCCATCCCCACGGTGGTCGCGCTGGCGCGGCGGGCCCGCCGCGTGGTGATCGCCAACCTCGTCATCGCGGGCACCGCGATCACCGGGCTCGTCGCCTGGGACCTGTTCGGCCACCTGCCGTTACCGCTCGGCGTGGCAGGTCATGAGGGGTCGACGATCCTGGTCGCCCTCAACGGCCTGCGCCTGCTGAGCAACCGCGCCTGGACCCGAGCGTTCCCCTCGCGAGCAGACACAAACCTGCACATTTCGGGCCGAAAATAG
- a CDS encoding propionyl-CoA synthetase, with the protein MSGYRALFESSITDPAAFWADAAKAVTWTRDPQRILDDSNPPFYRWFPDAELNTCANALDRHVAERGDQAALIYDSPVTGTKRTYTYRELRDQTAKVAGALRSLGVDKGDRVVIYMPMVPEAVMAMLACARLGATHSVVFGGFAAHELAARIDDAQPKVVVAASCGIEPTRIVEYKPMLDSALEIAEHTPQSCVILQRDQKRCDLVEGRDVDWHELVAAAEPADPVPVAATDPLYVLYTSGTTGKPKGIVRDNGGHAVALLWSMRNIYGIEPGDVFWTASDIGWVVGHSYIVYAPLMLGATTVLYEGKPVGTPDAGAFWRVISDHGVKVLFTAPTAIRAIKKEDPEGARMRDHDLSSLKYLFQAGERLDPDTYHWAADRLGKPVVDHWWQTETGWAIAANPAGVELMPIRPGSATVPMPGYDVQILRADGSVADAGEEGAICIKLPLPPGTLPTVWGDDRRYVSSYLSAFDGYYLTGDGGYIDDDGYLFVMGRTDDVINVAGHRLSTGSIEAVLAEHPAVAECAVIGVADELKGQVPRGFVVLKAGASADKLGDELIQKVRESIGAVAVFKSVDVVSALPKTRSGKILRKTMRGIADGRDEPVPSTIEDPSVLDELKSVLRRG; encoded by the coding sequence ATGTCCGGTTACCGTGCCTTGTTCGAGTCCAGCATCACCGACCCGGCCGCGTTCTGGGCCGACGCCGCCAAGGCGGTGACATGGACCCGCGACCCGCAACGCATCCTCGATGACAGCAACCCGCCGTTCTACCGCTGGTTCCCCGACGCCGAGTTGAACACCTGCGCCAACGCGCTCGACCGCCACGTCGCCGAGCGCGGTGACCAGGCCGCACTGATCTACGACTCGCCGGTCACCGGCACCAAGCGCACCTACACCTACCGTGAGCTGCGCGACCAGACAGCAAAGGTGGCAGGGGCGCTGCGCAGCCTCGGCGTGGACAAGGGCGACCGCGTCGTCATCTACATGCCGATGGTTCCCGAGGCCGTGATGGCGATGCTCGCGTGCGCCCGGTTGGGCGCGACGCACTCGGTGGTGTTCGGCGGATTCGCCGCGCACGAGCTGGCGGCCCGCATCGACGACGCCCAGCCCAAGGTGGTGGTGGCGGCGTCCTGCGGCATCGAACCGACCCGCATCGTCGAGTACAAGCCGATGCTGGACTCCGCGCTGGAAATCGCCGAGCACACCCCGCAGTCCTGCGTCATCCTGCAGCGCGACCAGAAGCGCTGCGACCTGGTCGAGGGCCGCGACGTCGACTGGCACGAGCTGGTGGCCGCGGCCGAACCGGCCGATCCGGTGCCGGTGGCGGCCACCGACCCGCTCTATGTCCTCTACACCTCCGGCACCACCGGCAAGCCCAAGGGCATCGTCCGGGACAACGGCGGCCACGCGGTGGCACTGCTGTGGTCGATGCGCAACATCTACGGCATCGAACCCGGCGACGTGTTCTGGACGGCGTCCGACATCGGCTGGGTGGTCGGACACTCCTACATCGTGTACGCGCCGCTGATGCTGGGCGCGACAACCGTTCTGTACGAAGGCAAACCGGTCGGCACACCCGATGCGGGCGCGTTCTGGCGGGTGATCTCCGACCACGGCGTCAAGGTGCTGTTCACCGCGCCGACGGCGATCCGCGCGATCAAGAAGGAAGATCCCGAGGGCGCGCGCATGCGCGACCACGACCTGTCGAGCCTGAAGTACCTGTTCCAGGCCGGCGAGCGCCTCGACCCCGACACCTACCACTGGGCCGCCGACCGGCTCGGCAAGCCGGTCGTCGACCACTGGTGGCAGACCGAGACCGGCTGGGCCATCGCGGCCAACCCGGCCGGTGTCGAACTCATGCCCATCCGGCCCGGTTCGGCCACCGTGCCGATGCCGGGTTACGACGTGCAGATCCTGCGCGCCGACGGTTCCGTCGCCGACGCTGGCGAGGAGGGCGCGATCTGCATCAAGCTGCCGCTGCCCCCGGGCACCCTGCCCACCGTGTGGGGTGACGACCGGCGCTACGTCTCGTCGTACCTGTCGGCGTTCGACGGCTACTACCTCACCGGCGACGGCGGCTACATCGACGACGACGGCTATCTGTTCGTCATGGGCCGCACCGACGACGTCATCAACGTCGCCGGGCACCGCCTGTCGACGGGCTCGATCGAGGCCGTTCTCGCCGAGCACCCCGCGGTCGCCGAGTGCGCCGTGATCGGTGTGGCCGACGAACTCAAGGGTCAGGTGCCGCGCGGTTTCGTGGTGCTCAAGGCGGGCGCGTCCGCCGACAAGCTCGGCGACGAACTCATTCAGAAGGTCCGCGAAAGCATCGGCGCGGTGGCGGTTTTCAAGTCTGTGGACGTGGTGTCGGCGCTGCCGAAGACCCGCTCGGGCAAGATCCTGCGCAAGACCATGCGCGGTATCGCCGACGGCAGGGACGAGCCCGTGCCCTCGACCATCGAGGATCCGTCGGTGCTCGACGAGCTCAAGTCCGTTTTGCGCCGCGGCTGA
- a CDS encoding radical SAM protein, with amino-acid sequence MSTGMGLRGDRLHRYVTAFCPHCHADAPERPLADVRRLAAVLIERDGRIWLERGCPTHGLVRTLYDEDPEILSYLEEWTAPTKTHTPDVAGNFDPIPSAYLRGLPEMQTQHTCILLEDISEACNLRCPTCFTDSSPDLRNVVPVAEVLANVDQRLARENGRIDVLMLSGGEPTLHPQLSELLAELVNRPITRILVNSNGVRIANDDALLDLLTLHRERVEVYLQYDGLSAETHRHHRGGDLGRVKSQALQRLSDREIFTTLVMTATLGVNDHEIGAMVRLALDTPYVGGLTIQPQFGSGRSGVIDPLDRLTHTGVLKRLGPQTDGAVTWRDLTALPCSHPHCCSVGYLLRDDSDRWRSLVSLIGTDSLKDKLGLVANRIADTEIPRELRLAVQESLLGLLSEQSSLSHPQMGDVWRNICENCDLGMSTLLTLASSALPGRRRKLRRLLGERVVRLTVKPFMDMSTMIEERLIQCCVHVGTRSAEQHQCAPFCAVQAWPALSRQRLSLASGAAMPALPLIEIR; translated from the coding sequence ATGAGCACCGGCATGGGGCTGCGCGGAGATCGCCTGCACCGCTACGTCACCGCGTTCTGCCCGCACTGCCACGCCGACGCGCCCGAGCGCCCACTGGCGGACGTACGCCGGCTAGCCGCCGTGCTGATCGAGCGTGACGGACGGATCTGGCTCGAACGTGGCTGCCCGACACACGGTTTGGTGCGCACCCTCTACGACGAGGATCCCGAGATCCTGTCGTACCTGGAGGAGTGGACGGCACCGACCAAGACCCACACCCCCGACGTCGCGGGCAACTTCGACCCGATTCCGTCGGCGTATCTGCGCGGCCTGCCGGAGATGCAGACCCAGCACACCTGCATCCTGCTGGAGGACATCTCCGAGGCCTGCAACCTGCGTTGCCCCACGTGTTTCACCGACAGTTCGCCCGACCTGCGCAACGTGGTCCCGGTGGCCGAGGTGCTCGCCAACGTCGATCAGCGCCTGGCGCGCGAGAACGGCCGCATCGACGTGCTGATGCTCAGCGGCGGTGAGCCGACACTGCATCCGCAACTTTCCGAGTTGCTCGCCGAACTGGTGAACCGGCCGATCACCCGGATCCTGGTCAACAGCAACGGCGTTCGCATCGCCAACGACGATGCCCTGCTGGATCTGCTGACGCTGCACCGAGAACGCGTCGAGGTGTACCTGCAGTACGACGGCCTGTCCGCCGAGACCCACCGTCACCACCGCGGCGGCGACCTCGGCAGGGTGAAAAGCCAGGCGCTGCAACGGTTGTCCGACCGCGAGATCTTCACGACCCTGGTGATGACAGCGACCCTCGGCGTCAACGACCACGAGATCGGGGCGATGGTCCGGCTCGCGCTCGACACACCGTACGTCGGCGGGCTGACGATCCAGCCCCAATTCGGTTCCGGCCGTTCCGGTGTGATCGACCCGCTCGACCGGCTCACCCACACCGGCGTCCTCAAACGCCTGGGCCCCCAGACCGACGGTGCGGTCACCTGGCGGGATCTGACCGCGCTGCCGTGCTCGCACCCGCACTGTTGCTCGGTCGGTTACTTGCTGCGCGACGACAGCGATCGGTGGCGCTCGCTGGTGTCGCTGATCGGCACCGACAGCCTCAAGGACAAACTCGGGTTGGTGGCCAACCGCATCGCCGACACCGAGATCCCGCGCGAACTGCGCCTGGCCGTGCAGGAATCACTGCTCGGCCTGCTCTCCGAACAGTCCTCGCTGTCGCACCCCCAGATGGGTGACGTGTGGCGCAACATCTGCGAGAACTGCGATCTGGGCATGTCGACCTTATTGACGCTGGCGTCGTCGGCGCTGCCGGGACGCCGACGCAAGCTCCGCAGGCTCCTCGGGGAACGCGTCGTGCGGCTGACCGTCAAACCGTTCATGGACATGTCGACGATGATCGAGGAACGCCTCATCCAGTGCTGCGTGCACGTCGGAACCCGCTCCGCCGAACAGCATCAGTGCGCACCGTTCTGCGCCGTGCAGGCCTGGCCTGCGTTGAGCCGCCAACGGTTGTCGCTCGCCTCCGGCGCCGCGATGCCCGCGTTACCGCTCATCGAGATCCGATGA
- a CDS encoding prolipoprotein diacylglyceryl transferase: protein MAPEWHLGTVTVPVHGLFVALGVFAAVLMFTAEARRRGAVNEQSIVAVAGALVGGAIGMRLSGWAQHWNFDANPNIAEAWQFGSRSILGGLLGAYVGVHVAKRIGGYRGRTGDLFAPAVALGMAIGRIGCHLTEAPGRPTSLPWGIHAPATTPECPACLTGQAMHPSFVYEIVFQLVAFGVLLWLRNRITHPGELFVIYIAGYAVFRFLVEFVRANETVWLDLTRPQWFLLPTLLIIGFRVCYGYRHGYYRRAARSEEVPV from the coding sequence GTGGCTCCCGAATGGCACCTGGGCACCGTGACCGTCCCGGTCCACGGATTGTTCGTCGCGCTCGGGGTGTTCGCCGCCGTGCTGATGTTCACCGCCGAGGCGCGTCGACGCGGGGCCGTCAACGAACAGTCCATCGTGGCGGTGGCCGGAGCACTGGTCGGCGGTGCGATCGGCATGCGACTGTCGGGGTGGGCGCAACACTGGAATTTCGATGCCAACCCGAACATCGCCGAGGCCTGGCAGTTCGGATCCCGCAGCATCCTCGGCGGACTGCTCGGCGCCTACGTCGGCGTGCACGTCGCCAAGCGCATCGGCGGATACCGCGGCAGGACCGGAGATCTGTTCGCGCCCGCGGTCGCACTCGGCATGGCCATCGGCCGCATCGGCTGCCATCTCACCGAGGCCCCCGGCCGGCCCACCAGCCTGCCGTGGGGCATCCACGCCCCGGCCACCACCCCGGAATGTCCCGCGTGCCTGACGGGTCAGGCCATGCATCCCTCGTTCGTGTACGAGATCGTGTTCCAGCTCGTCGCTTTCGGGGTGCTGCTGTGGCTGCGCAACCGCATCACCCACCCCGGCGAGCTGTTCGTCATCTACATCGCCGGGTACGCGGTGTTCCGCTTCCTCGTCGAGTTCGTCCGCGCCAACGAAACGGTGTGGCTGGATCTCACCCGGCCCCAATGGTTCCTGCTGCCCACGTTGCTGATCATCGGGTTTCGGGTGTGCTACGGCTATCGGCACGGTTACTATCGGCGCGCAGCCCGCAGTGAGGAAGTGCCGGTATGA
- a CDS encoding ZIP family metal transporter has protein sequence MLTALLWGLVAASSLLIGAVAGAIRDWNQRLVGLVLGFGAGALISSISFELAEEGVRVSGAVAVALGLAVGAIVFYVADHAVDRMGRGGAAAGMPLLLGALLDGIPEQAVLGIGIAGGAGVSAALVVAIFVSNLPESIGSASDMRNAGHPARTIIGGWAAISALCAVATVGGYQLQKVAGAALQGGINGFAAGALLVMLVGSMIPEATQKARENAGLAAVLGFAVAAGLSLAT, from the coding sequence GTGCTCACCGCGCTGCTGTGGGGCCTGGTCGCCGCGTCCTCTCTGCTCATCGGCGCCGTGGCGGGCGCCATCCGGGACTGGAACCAGCGTCTCGTCGGTCTCGTCCTCGGCTTCGGCGCAGGCGCGCTGATCTCCAGCATCTCGTTCGAACTGGCCGAGGAAGGCGTTCGGGTCAGCGGTGCGGTGGCCGTCGCACTGGGTCTGGCCGTCGGCGCCATCGTCTTCTACGTCGCCGACCACGCCGTGGACCGCATGGGCCGCGGCGGCGCCGCGGCCGGGATGCCGTTGCTGCTCGGCGCACTTCTCGACGGCATCCCCGAACAGGCCGTGCTGGGTATCGGCATCGCGGGCGGGGCGGGCGTGAGTGCCGCGCTCGTGGTGGCGATCTTCGTGTCGAACCTGCCCGAGTCGATCGGATCGGCCAGCGACATGAGGAACGCCGGGCACCCGGCGCGCACGATTATCGGTGGCTGGGCGGCGATCTCGGCGCTGTGCGCGGTGGCGACCGTGGGCGGGTACCAGTTGCAGAAGGTCGCAGGCGCCGCGCTGCAGGGCGGGATCAACGGATTCGCCGCGGGCGCACTGCTTGTCATGCTGGTGGGTTCGATGATCCCCGAGGCCACCCAGAAGGCCCGCGAGAACGCCGGACTGGCCGCGGTTCTCGGATTTGCCGTCGCCGCCGGTCTGTCGCTCGCCACCTGA
- a CDS encoding ArsR/SmtB family transcription factor, translated as MGHGVEGRTTPAASLDAASAVKVAETLQALASPNRLLILTRLRESPCSVTELSAAVGMEQPAVSNQLRLLRALGLVTGDRSGRNIVYRLYDSHVAQLLDEAIYHIEHLRLGVRDTSA; from the coding sequence ATGGGTCATGGTGTCGAGGGGCGGACGACGCCCGCCGCATCGCTGGATGCCGCGTCAGCGGTCAAGGTCGCCGAGACACTACAGGCACTGGCCTCCCCCAACCGGCTGCTGATCCTGACGCGGCTGCGTGAATCCCCGTGCTCGGTCACCGAACTGTCCGCAGCGGTCGGGATGGAGCAGCCGGCGGTGTCCAACCAGCTCCGCCTGTTGCGCGCCCTGGGCCTGGTGACCGGTGACCGGTCCGGGCGCAACATCGTCTACCGGCTCTACGACAGCCACGTCGCACAACTCCTCGACGAGGCGATCTACCACATCGAACACCTCCGGCTCGGCGTCCGCGACACCTCCGCCTGA